A single genomic interval of Terriglobus albidus harbors:
- a CDS encoding nitroreductase family protein: MTNTVIECILSRRATKYYDPACTLSDDQIRELVRIGTSAPTSFHMQNWRFIAVRTPEAKARLSPIAWNQPPIKDAAVTFIVCGQLADSSVIPERLAPVVEAGIMPETMVPEWEIPARDLYMNYPQRQRDEAVRTAAIGATAIIYAARSLGLGSTPMIGFDAEAVAREFALAENEVPVLLLSIGTELPGNWTQKPRRPVADVLDFV, encoded by the coding sequence CGAATGTATTTTGAGTCGCAGGGCCACCAAGTACTACGACCCTGCCTGCACCTTGAGCGACGACCAGATCCGCGAACTGGTGCGAATCGGCACGAGCGCGCCGACATCGTTCCACATGCAGAACTGGCGGTTCATCGCGGTTCGCACACCTGAAGCCAAGGCTCGGCTCAGTCCGATCGCTTGGAATCAGCCCCCGATCAAGGATGCAGCCGTTACCTTCATCGTCTGCGGCCAGCTGGCGGATTCCAGCGTAATCCCGGAGCGCCTGGCGCCGGTGGTGGAAGCGGGCATCATGCCGGAAACAATGGTGCCGGAGTGGGAAATCCCTGCACGTGATCTGTATATGAACTACCCGCAGCGCCAGCGTGACGAGGCAGTACGCACCGCGGCCATCGGCGCGACGGCGATCATCTATGCGGCCCGCTCGCTTGGCCTGGGTTCAACGCCGATGATCGGTTTCGATGCCGAAGCGGTGGCCCGGGAGTTCGCACTGGCCGAGAATGAAGTGCCGGTCCTGCTGTTGTCCATTGGGACTGAGCTTCCGGGAAATTGGACGCAGAAGCCGCGCCGTCCCGTGGCCGATGTGCTGGATTTCGTATAA